The Microplitis mediator isolate UGA2020A chromosome 8, iyMicMedi2.1, whole genome shotgun sequence genome has a window encoding:
- the LOC130673647 gene encoding roquin-1 isoform X2, with product MPIQAPQWTEFLTCPVCCHDFDSTARGPISLGCGHTICRTCLANLHRKQCPFDQNNINTEIEILPLNEALLQLVGITTPNDNYVHHTLVQPENHGDYLIAKKCIEELALYLKPCQAIPANGIGMGLVSRPMQRKLVTLVGCQLVEPEGRARAVRAARSLGERSVTELILQHQNSQQLSANLWAAVRARGCQFLGPAMQEEVLKLVLLALEDGSAMSRKVLVMFVVQRLEPHFPQASKTSIGHVVQLLYRASCFKVSKREGDSSLMQLKEEFRTYEALRREHDAQIVQIATEAGLRIAPDQWSALLYGDTGHKSHMQSIIDKLQTPQSFAQSVQELMIALQRTPDPGQLSSLRPQLELLAGIDPNPEIEYPNWATTRAALEAVKTVVTALVEYIQKHGNRKSQENIHSTGPGQLKYKISMCRDLTLRGSCPRATNCTFAHSDLELDKYRSKHRKLSMRSSIPSSGSPDHKITIEKPAVISPIQIQQKSFTPHTDSNYQSKINDSHCENFYNVGSVNSVNCLQHPLINNENYMNNMGNYVLPNSQCQQVTDKNIDLQCPHYIVQPPIDYSNVNAHMWDTLQVPTSGLNGHQNNNNNNNNNNKKQKSVAKTLALLLQRRMEIINQLENIIGKPTNQQQLKINYDPQDTLPPTYSTWTNAAPLSQMTPQQINYGNNFHRSDSILFDDEFIPFDASAANKYGPISRISKSILRPANGTQHNPMYGENVNPAIQNIRPISTANSVGPWYYTQPYGTVGTNTGLQTIQNSNLGETYVTLEPCNKLSEPSPHVQLTRQENVSKDLILESQKVKQQLKHLEKKINDLKLATQGAAFNEGERLTQELHIIEAGIREKEKDVRNWDSYCNVTGVQPVDYVSDQTITQSINNPVKDEDSYEAEIANDIRELEMRWDYELQEQEKRWSNEEDNVKQL from the exons atgcCAATACAGGCACCACAGTGGACTGAATTTCTCACTTGTCCAGTTTGCTGTCACGATTTTGATTCAACAGCTCGTGGACCAATATCACTAGGATGTGGACACACTATTTGTCGTACTTGCCTCGCTAATTTACATCGCAAGCAGTGCCCGTTTGATCAa aataataTTAACACGGAAATAGAAATATTACCACTAAATGAAGCGTTATTACAATTAGTTGGTATTACGACTCCAAATGACAATTACGTTCATCATACGTTAGTACAACCCGAAAATCATGGCGACTATTTGATTGCTAAAAAATGTATCGAAGAGTTAGCTCTCTATTTAAAACCATGTCAAGCAATACCAGCAAATGGTAtag GCATGGGCCTGGTGTCTCGACCAATGCAACGAAAACTCGTGACGTTGGTCGGCTGTCAGTTGGTAGAACCAGAAGGACGAGCGCGTGCTGTGAGAGCGGCACGAAGTCTAGGCGAGCGTTCAGTTACTGAATTAATTCTCCAGCATCAGAATTCACAGCAGCTGAGTGCCAACTTGTGGGCAGCTGTTAGGGCTCGTGGCTGTCAATTCCTTGGTCCAGCGATGCAGGAAGAAGTACTAAAGTTAGTGCTACTTGCTTTGGAAGATGGGTCTGCAATGTCGCGTAAAGTGCTGGTGATGTTTGTGGTCCAGCGACTGGAGCCGCATTTCCCTCAGGCTTCCAAGACAAGCATTGGACACGTGGTTCAACTTCTGTACCGCGCCAGCTGTTTCAAAGTATCAAAACGTGAAGGAGATTCTTCATTGATGCAGTTGAAAGAAGAGTTCAGGACTTACGAGGCGCTGAGACGTGAACACGATGCACAGATTGTTCAAATAGCGACTGAAGCAGGTTTAAGAATAGCTCCAGATCAGTGGTCTGCTTTGTTGTACGGCGACACCGGTCACAAATCACACATGCAGAGTATAATAGACAAACTACAAACTCCTCAATCGTTTGCTCAAAGTGTCCAAGAGCTGATGATTGCTCTACAGCGTACTCCAGATCCCGGACAGCTGAGTAGTTTAAGGCCGCAACTGGAACTACTTGCTGGCATTGATCCCAATCCTGAAATCGAGTATCCCAATTGGGCGACAACACGCGCAGCTCTGGAAGCTGTAAAGACTGTAGTCACGGCACTCGTTGAATACATTCAGAAACACGGAAATCGTAAATCTCAAGAGAATATTCACAGTACTGGTCCAGGacaattgaaatataaaatcagtATGTGCCGTGATTTAACTCTACGTGGTTCGTGTCCACGTGCTACTAATTGTACATTTGCTCACAGTGATTTAGAACTAGACAAATATCGTTCGAAGCATCGTAAGCTTAGCATGCGTTCCAGTATACCCTCATCAGGTAGTCCAGACCATAAAATAACCATCGAAAAACCAGCTGTAATTTCACCAATtcaaattcaacaaaaatCATTTACACCCCACACTGATTCGAATTATCAATCTAAAATAAATGACAGTCactgtgaaaatttttataacgtaggttctgttaattcggtaaaTTGTTTACAACatccattaattaataacgaaAATTATATGAACAATATGGGTAATTACGTACTACCAAATTCACAGTGTCAGCAAGTAacagataaaaatattgatcttCAATGCCCGCATTACATTGTACAACCACCTATTGATTATTCTAATGTCAATGCACACATGTGGGATACACTACAAGTACCTACTTCAGGTCTTAATGGTCATCagaacaataacaataataataacaacaacaacaaaaaacaaaaatcagtTGCTAAAACTCTGGCGCTATTATTGCAACGGAGAatggaaataataaatcagttGGAAAATATAATTGGCAAGCCCACGAATCAacagcaattaaaaataaattatgatccaCAAGATACATTACCGCCTACTTATTCCACGTGGACGAACGCTGCGCCTCTATCACAAATGACACCCCAACAAATAAACtacggaaataattttcatcggTCTGACTCAATATTATTTGACGATGAATTCATTCCATTTGACGCCTCTGCTGCTAATAAATACGGGCCGATCTCCAGGATATCCAAGTCAATATTGAGGCCCGCTAATGGTACGCAACACAATCCCATGTACGGTGAGAATGTTAATCCTGCAATACAAAATATAAGACCAATTTCTACTGCTAATTCTGTTGGGCCCTGGTACTACACTCAGc cTTACGGAACTGTGGGAACAAATACTGGATTACAGACaatacaaaattcaaatttgggCGAAACTTACGTTACTTTGGAGCCTTGTAACAAATTATCAGAACCGTCACCTCATGTTCAATTAACACGACAAGAGAACGTGTCTAaaga tcttatTTTGGAGTCTcaaaaagttaagcagcagCTGAAGCatttggagaaaaaaataaatgacttgaag ttAGCGACTCAAGGAGCAGCATTTAATGAGGGCGAAAGACTGACACAAGAACTTCATATAATTGAAGCTGGCATCAGGGAGAAAGAAAAGGATGTTCGTAATTGGGACTCTTATTGCAATGTAACTGGTGTGCAACCAGTGGATTATGTATCCGATCAAACAATCACTCAATCTATAAATAATCCCGTCAAAGAC GAAGACTCTTACGAAGCAGAAATAGCCAATGACATACGTGAGCTAGAAATGCGATGGGATTACGAGCTACAAGAACAAGAAAAACGTTGGTCTAATGAAGAGGATAACGTCAAACAGTTATAG
- the LOC130673647 gene encoding roquin-1 isoform X1, translated as MPIQAPQWTEFLTCPVCCHDFDSTARGPISLGCGHTICRTCLANLHRKQCPFDQNNINTEIEILPLNEALLQLVGITTPNDNYVHHTLVQPENHGDYLIAKKCIEELALYLKPCQAIPANGIGMGLVSRPMQRKLVTLVGCQLVEPEGRARAVRAARSLGERSVTELILQHQNSQQLSANLWAAVRARGCQFLGPAMQEEVLKLVLLALEDGSAMSRKVLVMFVVQRLEPHFPQASKTSIGHVVQLLYRASCFKVSKREGDSSLMQLKEEFRTYEALRREHDAQIVQIATEAGLRIAPDQWSALLYGDTGHKSHMQSIIDKLQTPQSFAQSVQELMIALQRTPDPGQLSSLRPQLELLAGIDPNPEIEYPNWATTRAALEAVKTVVTALVEYIQKHGNRKSQENIHSTGPGQLKYKISMCRDLTLRGSCPRATNCTFAHSDLELDKYRSKHRKLSMRSSIPSSGSPDHKITIEKPAVISPIQIQQKSFTPHTDSNYQSKINDSHCENFYNVGSVNSVNCLQHPLINNENYMNNMGNYVLPNSQCQQVTDKNIDLQCPHYIVQPPIDYSNVNAHMWDTLQVPTSGLNGHQNNNNNNNNNNKKQKSVAKTLALLLQRRMEIINQLENIIGKPTNQQQLKINYDPQDTLPPTYSTWTNAAPLSQMTPQQINYGNNFHRSDSILFDDEFIPFDASAANKYGPISRISKSILRPANGTQHNPMYGENVNPAIQNIRPISTANSVGPWYYTQPYGTVGTNTGLQTIQNSNLGETYVTLEPCNKLSEPSPHVQLTRQENVSKDLILESQKVKQQLKHLEKKINDLKLATQGAAFNEGERLTQELHIIEAGIREKEKDVRNWDSYCNVTGVQPVDYVSDQTITQSINNPVKDQEDSYEAEIANDIRELEMRWDYELQEQEKRWSNEEDNVKQL; from the exons atgcCAATACAGGCACCACAGTGGACTGAATTTCTCACTTGTCCAGTTTGCTGTCACGATTTTGATTCAACAGCTCGTGGACCAATATCACTAGGATGTGGACACACTATTTGTCGTACTTGCCTCGCTAATTTACATCGCAAGCAGTGCCCGTTTGATCAa aataataTTAACACGGAAATAGAAATATTACCACTAAATGAAGCGTTATTACAATTAGTTGGTATTACGACTCCAAATGACAATTACGTTCATCATACGTTAGTACAACCCGAAAATCATGGCGACTATTTGATTGCTAAAAAATGTATCGAAGAGTTAGCTCTCTATTTAAAACCATGTCAAGCAATACCAGCAAATGGTAtag GCATGGGCCTGGTGTCTCGACCAATGCAACGAAAACTCGTGACGTTGGTCGGCTGTCAGTTGGTAGAACCAGAAGGACGAGCGCGTGCTGTGAGAGCGGCACGAAGTCTAGGCGAGCGTTCAGTTACTGAATTAATTCTCCAGCATCAGAATTCACAGCAGCTGAGTGCCAACTTGTGGGCAGCTGTTAGGGCTCGTGGCTGTCAATTCCTTGGTCCAGCGATGCAGGAAGAAGTACTAAAGTTAGTGCTACTTGCTTTGGAAGATGGGTCTGCAATGTCGCGTAAAGTGCTGGTGATGTTTGTGGTCCAGCGACTGGAGCCGCATTTCCCTCAGGCTTCCAAGACAAGCATTGGACACGTGGTTCAACTTCTGTACCGCGCCAGCTGTTTCAAAGTATCAAAACGTGAAGGAGATTCTTCATTGATGCAGTTGAAAGAAGAGTTCAGGACTTACGAGGCGCTGAGACGTGAACACGATGCACAGATTGTTCAAATAGCGACTGAAGCAGGTTTAAGAATAGCTCCAGATCAGTGGTCTGCTTTGTTGTACGGCGACACCGGTCACAAATCACACATGCAGAGTATAATAGACAAACTACAAACTCCTCAATCGTTTGCTCAAAGTGTCCAAGAGCTGATGATTGCTCTACAGCGTACTCCAGATCCCGGACAGCTGAGTAGTTTAAGGCCGCAACTGGAACTACTTGCTGGCATTGATCCCAATCCTGAAATCGAGTATCCCAATTGGGCGACAACACGCGCAGCTCTGGAAGCTGTAAAGACTGTAGTCACGGCACTCGTTGAATACATTCAGAAACACGGAAATCGTAAATCTCAAGAGAATATTCACAGTACTGGTCCAGGacaattgaaatataaaatcagtATGTGCCGTGATTTAACTCTACGTGGTTCGTGTCCACGTGCTACTAATTGTACATTTGCTCACAGTGATTTAGAACTAGACAAATATCGTTCGAAGCATCGTAAGCTTAGCATGCGTTCCAGTATACCCTCATCAGGTAGTCCAGACCATAAAATAACCATCGAAAAACCAGCTGTAATTTCACCAATtcaaattcaacaaaaatCATTTACACCCCACACTGATTCGAATTATCAATCTAAAATAAATGACAGTCactgtgaaaatttttataacgtaggttctgttaattcggtaaaTTGTTTACAACatccattaattaataacgaaAATTATATGAACAATATGGGTAATTACGTACTACCAAATTCACAGTGTCAGCAAGTAacagataaaaatattgatcttCAATGCCCGCATTACATTGTACAACCACCTATTGATTATTCTAATGTCAATGCACACATGTGGGATACACTACAAGTACCTACTTCAGGTCTTAATGGTCATCagaacaataacaataataataacaacaacaacaaaaaacaaaaatcagtTGCTAAAACTCTGGCGCTATTATTGCAACGGAGAatggaaataataaatcagttGGAAAATATAATTGGCAAGCCCACGAATCAacagcaattaaaaataaattatgatccaCAAGATACATTACCGCCTACTTATTCCACGTGGACGAACGCTGCGCCTCTATCACAAATGACACCCCAACAAATAAACtacggaaataattttcatcggTCTGACTCAATATTATTTGACGATGAATTCATTCCATTTGACGCCTCTGCTGCTAATAAATACGGGCCGATCTCCAGGATATCCAAGTCAATATTGAGGCCCGCTAATGGTACGCAACACAATCCCATGTACGGTGAGAATGTTAATCCTGCAATACAAAATATAAGACCAATTTCTACTGCTAATTCTGTTGGGCCCTGGTACTACACTCAGc cTTACGGAACTGTGGGAACAAATACTGGATTACAGACaatacaaaattcaaatttgggCGAAACTTACGTTACTTTGGAGCCTTGTAACAAATTATCAGAACCGTCACCTCATGTTCAATTAACACGACAAGAGAACGTGTCTAaaga tcttatTTTGGAGTCTcaaaaagttaagcagcagCTGAAGCatttggagaaaaaaataaatgacttgaag ttAGCGACTCAAGGAGCAGCATTTAATGAGGGCGAAAGACTGACACAAGAACTTCATATAATTGAAGCTGGCATCAGGGAGAAAGAAAAGGATGTTCGTAATTGGGACTCTTATTGCAATGTAACTGGTGTGCAACCAGTGGATTATGTATCCGATCAAACAATCACTCAATCTATAAATAATCCCGTCAAAGAC cAGGAAGACTCTTACGAAGCAGAAATAGCCAATGACATACGTGAGCTAGAAATGCGATGGGATTACGAGCTACAAGAACAAGAAAAACGTTGGTCTAATGAAGAGGATAACGTCAAACAGTTATAG